Proteins co-encoded in one Brassica rapa cultivar Chiifu-401-42 chromosome A02, CAAS_Brap_v3.01, whole genome shotgun sequence genomic window:
- the LOC103853105 gene encoding 2,3-bisphosphoglycerate-dependent phosphoglycerate mutase — translation MPKKRQKMPKKRQKNRTRKLPNVKNPSLVAVRKKTFQFVEEKKGESQIKTLIISIDPTHTHTLPLTTPLASSSSHYLLSSLYKDSKLSSIVLLSFSSSPSSVSSSSQPLNCFAEMATVVSQQAITSQRPSSNFKASHFLKEPLNVPIKLRQKQFKIQATASQAPLLDPVLSPSKTIPQSYKKKSNEASLILIRHGESLWNEKNLFTGCVDVPLTEKGVAEAIQAGKRISNIPVDLIFTSSLIRAQMTAMLAMTQHRCKKVPIILHDESEKAQTWSHVFSEETRKQSIPVIAAWQLNERMYGELQGLNKEETAERYGTQQVHEWRRSYHIPPPKGESLEMCAERAVAYFEDNIQPELAFGNNVLIAAHGNSLRSIIMYLDKLTSQEVTSLELSTGLPLLYIFKDRKFMRRGSPVGPTEAGVYAYTKRLAQYRQKLDETLT, via the exons ATGCCaaaaaaaagacagaaaatgccaaaaaaaagacagaaaaaCAGAACCAGAAAATTGCCAAATGTCAAAAACCCAAGTTTGGTCGCCGTCAGAAAGAAAACTTTCCAATTCGTAGAAGAGAAAAAGGGAGAGAGTCAAATAAAAACCCTAATCATTTCAATTGatcccacacacacacacacactgcCTTTAACAACCCCCCTGGCGTCGTCGTCTTCCCATTATCTTCTCTCGTCCTTATATAAAGATTCAAAACTTTCATCTATTGTTCTATTGTCCTTCTCCTCCTCTCCATCCTCGGTTTCATCATCGTCACAGCCTCTTAACTG TTTTGCAGAAATGGCTACGGTTGTGTCTCAGCAAGCAATTACTTCTCAAAGACCTTCTTCTAACTTCAAAGCTTCTCACTTTCTAAAGGAACCTCTCAATGTTCCTATCAAACTCAGACAAAAACAATTCAAGATCCAAGCAACTGCATCTCAAGCTCCACTTCTTGACCCTGTCTTGTCTCCTTCCAAGACCATCCCTCAATCTTACAAGAAAAAATCAA ATGAAGCATCTCTGATACTAATCAGGCATGGAGAATCGTTGTGGAACGAGAAGAATCTCTTCACGGGCTGTGTTGATGTTCCATTAACCGAGAAAGGTGTGGCTGAAGCTATCCAAGCCGGGAAGAGGATCAGCAACATCCCTGTTGAtttgatcttcacttcttctcTCATCCGTGCTCAGATGACTGCTATGCTTGCCATGACTCAACATCGCTGCAAGAAG GTTCCAATCATCTTACACGATGAGAGTGAAAAGGCGCAGACTTGGAGTCATGTTTTCAGCGAAGAAACTAGGAAACAGTCTATCCCTGTTATAGCTGCTTGGCAACTGAACGAGAGAAT GTATGGAGAGCTGCAGGGGTTAAACAAGGAAGAAACAGCTGAGAGATATGGAACACAGCAAGTTCATGAATGGCGTAGGAGTTACCACATTCCTCCTCCTAAAGGAGAGAGCTTGGAGATGTGTGCTGAGAGAGCAGTTGCTTATTTTGAAGACAAT ATTCAACCAGAGCTTGCGTTTGGGAACAACGTGTTGATTGCTGCTCATGGGAACTCGTTGCGGTCTATCATTATGTATCTTGACAAATTAACTTCTCAAGAG GTTACAAGTCTAGAACTATCTACGGGTTTACCGTTGCTTTACATCTTCAAAGATAGAAAGTTCATGAGACGAGGAAGCCCCGTTGGTCCTACAGAAGCTGGTGTCTATGCTTATACTAAG AGATTGGCGCAATACAGACAGAAGCTTGATGAGACCCTTACCTAA